A genomic region of Myxosarcina sp. GI1 contains the following coding sequences:
- a CDS encoding EAL domain-containing protein, with translation MAKQQSRNLHGDRENLTNKILITISEYNRVLQILEAHRSYSFASCFKLVTLEPSLIHRFWLTKSTSVKSYLQLLENSTKEQERLCSLLFPTKRQFFHNPESWKSLATNAIPKLLTTVSLSKELRCWVINCGTGEEAYTLAMLLNEAISTMFPSLKVKIFANDVNASAIAFAASGIYPKSIAEHISPERLRQYFEPRKEGLAIAPKLRRMIRFASYDIHRDRRPTDINLICCRHTLIYLQPQYRQQLLSKLHDSLTSKGILFLGDNEAIPHTNHEYIPQRGVGKIYQKREFKSALWQKNNSGSIKRYGSNKTLPRLNFQQEVLEVLKFCSGGHSGACFMFSQRYKLLYVYYDTAKLIQLPAPRQNIDSIEFIGSPLKEIFCQALKRVKKEHTSVRYQDFLVNHGDFVYRCDLNIGLINYPQISQANFVVVFLEKSVSSAGASKSRFYDTNLVSAISTLRDIESELERAQTNLLDTVKELQNKQTAIEEINQELVTVNENIQTVNQELYCVNQKYELQVQQLAEINQDLENLLRSIDIGVIFLDRQLNLRKYNSPAQKIINFKNSDLRRPIKDLHHNLDCGNLVEIVEKFIQNQDLKQLEVKNCRTGEFLLMKLHLCDANLEFGQGVILTFVDISDRKQAELALKHKAFYDALTGLPNRLLFKEQLKHAVTRLPRQATQFLAVLYLDLNGFKEVNDSLGHAAGDLLLIEVACRLNEIMRANDIVSRFGGDEFVILLEEIDSLEQSLEIASRIHQVLLKPFAIEHQRIKISTSIGIAVGSGRDNLESKIETLMENADMAMYRAKQKGAAQTEIFIPRMRAQAEVTMEMKNQLGQALQRQEFLLYYQPIFGLKNWELKGFEALLRWNHPELGLIYPQQFLPIIQSSILFPQLERWILERACDRLQQWTQQFQLSQYFSLNVNLSPQLLGHVDFLNYLNEFLEKVGAAARHLTIELTETALIDNARAVEKILVKLRARGVKIALDDFGTGFSSLSHLHHFPLDVIKIDRSFILSLMHNERSSHIVESIIFMSQQLDLTLVAEGIEVLNQLQWLQQHNCQFGQGYFWSPPVSAAATTKFLASATNK, from the coding sequence ATGGCAAAGCAGCAATCTCGTAATTTGCATGGCGATCGCGAAAATTTAACAAATAAGATATTAATTACCATCTCTGAGTACAACAGAGTTCTACAAATTTTAGAAGCACATCGAAGTTACAGTTTTGCCTCCTGCTTTAAACTAGTAACCCTCGAACCAAGTCTCATTCATAGATTTTGGCTTACTAAATCAACTTCAGTAAAAAGTTATTTACAGTTGCTAGAAAATTCGACAAAAGAACAAGAGCGGCTTTGTAGTTTATTGTTTCCCACGAAAAGACAATTTTTTCACAATCCTGAAAGCTGGAAATCTCTGGCAACTAATGCAATTCCCAAATTATTAACTACAGTATCGTTATCTAAAGAACTGAGATGTTGGGTAATTAACTGTGGGACAGGAGAAGAAGCCTATACTCTAGCAATGCTTTTAAACGAGGCAATTTCTACAATGTTTCCCTCTCTAAAAGTTAAGATTTTTGCTAATGATGTTAATGCCTCTGCGATTGCGTTTGCTGCGAGCGGTATTTACCCTAAAAGTATTGCCGAACATATTTCCCCAGAGCGACTGAGGCAATATTTTGAACCCCGAAAAGAAGGGTTGGCGATCGCACCTAAACTGCGCCGCATGATTCGTTTTGCTTCTTATGATATTCATCGAGATCGAAGACCAACCGATATTAATCTAATTTGTTGCCGTCATACTCTAATTTATTTACAGCCTCAATACAGACAACAATTATTGTCAAAATTACATGATTCTCTTACCTCGAAAGGAATTTTGTTTTTGGGAGACAATGAAGCAATTCCGCACACAAATCACGAATACATTCCTCAAAGGGGTGTAGGAAAAATTTATCAAAAACGAGAATTTAAATCCGCGCTCTGGCAAAAAAACAATTCTGGTTCCATCAAAAGATACGGTTCAAATAAAACTCTACCGCGATTAAATTTTCAGCAGGAAGTTTTAGAAGTTTTAAAATTTTGCTCTGGTGGTCATTCTGGAGCTTGCTTTATGTTTAGCCAGCGTTACAAATTACTCTACGTTTATTACGACACAGCCAAGCTAATTCAGCTTCCCGCCCCAAGACAAAATATCGATTCGATCGAGTTTATTGGCTCTCCTTTAAAAGAGATTTTTTGCCAAGCCTTGAAACGAGTTAAAAAAGAGCATACCTCTGTTAGATACCAAGATTTTCTAGTAAATCATGGCGATTTTGTCTACCGTTGCGACCTCAATATTGGTTTGATAAACTACCCTCAGATTTCACAAGCTAATTTTGTGGTTGTTTTTTTAGAAAAATCAGTTTCATCTGCTGGCGCTAGCAAATCTCGATTTTACGACACTAATTTAGTCTCGGCAATTTCCACACTTCGAGACATAGAATCAGAACTAGAACGAGCGCAAACAAATTTGCTCGATACCGTTAAAGAACTACAGAACAAACAAACAGCAATAGAAGAAATTAACCAAGAACTAGTAACCGTTAATGAAAATATTCAAACTGTCAATCAAGAACTTTATTGCGTCAATCAAAAATACGAGTTGCAAGTCCAACAATTAGCAGAAATCAATCAAGATCTAGAGAATCTACTCCGCAGCATTGACATTGGCGTAATTTTTCTAGATCGACAGCTTAATCTGCGTAAGTATAATTCACCAGCCCAAAAAATCATTAATTTTAAGAACTCAGATTTAAGAAGACCGATTAAAGATTTGCACCATAACTTGGACTGTGGCAATCTAGTTGAAATTGTTGAAAAATTTATCCAAAATCAAGATCTCAAACAGCTAGAGGTCAAAAATTGTCGAACTGGTGAGTTTCTGTTAATGAAGCTACACCTCTGTGATGCCAATTTAGAGTTTGGACAAGGAGTAATTTTAACCTTTGTTGATATAAGCGATCGCAAACAAGCCGAATTGGCTTTGAAGCATAAAGCATTTTACGACGCTCTAACGGGATTGCCCAATCGCCTGCTGTTTAAGGAACAACTAAAACATGCCGTCACTCGCCTACCCCGCCAGGCAACTCAATTTTTGGCTGTACTGTATCTAGATCTTAATGGTTTTAAAGAAGTAAACGATAGTTTGGGTCATGCAGCAGGAGACTTATTACTAATCGAAGTAGCTTGTAGACTAAACGAGATTATGCGCGCTAACGATATTGTTTCCCGTTTTGGAGGAGACGAATTCGTAATTTTACTCGAAGAAATCGATAGTCTAGAACAATCTTTAGAAATTGCCTCTCGTATTCATCAAGTTCTATTAAAGCCATTTGCGATCGAACACCAACGGATAAAAATATCTACCAGCATTGGTATTGCTGTCGGTTCTGGGCGAGACAATCTTGAAAGTAAAATTGAAACCCTGATGGAAAATGCCGACATGGCAATGTACCGAGCCAAACAAAAAGGTGCGGCACAGACAGAAATATTTATACCTCGAATGCGAGCGCAGGCTGAAGTAACTATGGAAATGAAAAATCAACTAGGTCAAGCTCTCCAGCGACAAGAATTTCTGCTTTACTATCAGCCTATTTTTGGTTTGAAAAATTGGGAACTTAAGGGATTTGAAGCTCTGTTGCGCTGGAATCATCCCGAACTAGGGTTGATCTATCCCCAGCAGTTTTTACCCATTATTCAGAGTTCTATTTTATTTCCACAGCTAGAGCGCTGGATTTTAGAGCGAGCTTGCGATCGATTGCAGCAATGGACGCAACAATTTCAACTCAGCCAGTACTTTAGTTTAAATGTCAATCTTTCCCCTCAACTACTCGGTCACGTTGATTTTCTAAATTACCTTAATGAGTTTTTGGAGAAAGTTGGAGCAGCAGCCAGACATTTAACTATAGAATTGACAGAAACTGCTTTAATTGATAACGCACGGGCTGTAGAAAAGATTTTAGTTAAGTTACGAGCTAGAGGAGTCAAAATTGCTCTAGATGATTTTGGCACGGGTTTTTCTTCCCTGTCTCATTTACATCATTTTCCTTTAGACGTTATTAAAATCGATCGCTCTTTTATTTTGTCTCTAATGCACAACGAACGCTCTAGTCACATTGTAGAAAGCATTATTTTTATGAGTCAGCAACTAGATTTAACCTTAGTTGCAGAGGGAATTGAAGTTTTGAATCAACTGCAATGGTTACAACAACACAACTGTCAGTTTGGTCAGGGCTATTTCTGGAGTCCTCCCGTTTCAGCAGCAGCAACTACTAAATTTCTAGCTTCTGCAACTAATAAATAA
- the der gene encoding ribosome biogenesis GTPase Der, which produces MSLPIVAIIGRPNVGKSTFVNRLAGDQQAIVHDEPGITRDRTYRPAFWQDREFQVVDTGGLVFDDDTEFLPLIRQQAMAALAEASMAIFVVDGQAGVTAGDREIAQWLRQQQVPVLLAVNKCESIERGAIQAAEFWELGLGEPYPISAIHGSGTGELLDDAIEHLPSVDELEDNEEIKVAIVGRPNVGKSSLLNALTGEQRAIVSPVSGTTRDAIDMVVTRQDKTYRLIDTAGIRRKKNVDYGAEFFSINRAFKAIRRADVVLFVLDVLDGVTEQDLKLAGRIIDEGKATIIVLNKWDAVDKDSGTIYEYQRQIMSRLYFMEWAETIFVSALSGKRVDKILDAVDKAYEEYRRRVSTSVINEVLEDAVSWHSPPTSRQGKQGKIYYGTQVSSQPPTIALFVNDPKRFNDNYRRYIDRQFREQLGFTGTPVRLLWRGKKVRDLERGTNRATKV; this is translated from the coding sequence ATGTCATTACCTATAGTTGCTATTATCGGTAGACCCAATGTGGGGAAATCCACCTTTGTCAATCGTCTGGCAGGCGACCAGCAGGCAATCGTTCACGATGAGCCTGGAATTACCCGCGATCGCACCTACCGCCCTGCTTTTTGGCAAGACCGCGAGTTTCAGGTGGTAGATACGGGAGGTTTGGTTTTTGACGACGATACGGAATTTTTACCTCTAATTCGGCAACAGGCAATGGCAGCACTGGCAGAAGCTTCTATGGCAATTTTTGTCGTCGATGGACAGGCAGGAGTAACTGCTGGCGATCGCGAAATAGCCCAGTGGTTGCGCCAGCAACAAGTCCCCGTCCTGTTGGCGGTAAATAAGTGTGAGTCTATCGAACGAGGTGCGATTCAGGCAGCAGAGTTTTGGGAGTTGGGTTTGGGCGAACCCTATCCCATATCGGCAATTCACGGTAGCGGTACGGGTGAACTATTAGATGACGCGATCGAACATTTACCATCTGTGGACGAACTAGAAGACAACGAAGAAATCAAAGTAGCGATTGTCGGTCGTCCTAACGTCGGTAAATCTAGTTTGCTCAATGCCTTGACTGGCGAACAACGGGCAATTGTCTCTCCTGTTTCTGGTACTACTAGAGACGCGATCGATATGGTAGTAACCAGGCAAGACAAAACCTATCGCCTGATCGATACGGCGGGGATTCGACGCAAAAAAAATGTCGATTATGGGGCAGAATTTTTTAGCATCAATCGCGCTTTTAAAGCTATCCGCCGCGCCGATGTGGTTTTATTCGTGTTAGATGTTCTCGATGGCGTTACCGAACAGGATTTAAAGCTAGCTGGTCGGATTATTGACGAAGGTAAAGCAACAATTATCGTTCTCAATAAATGGGACGCGGTAGATAAAGATTCGGGAACGATTTATGAATATCAACGCCAAATTATGAGCCGCCTTTACTTTATGGAATGGGCGGAAACTATTTTTGTCAGTGCCTTAAGCGGTAAGCGAGTCGATAAAATTTTAGATGCGGTCGATAAGGCTTACGAGGAATATCGTCGGCGTGTCAGCACTTCAGTAATCAATGAAGTGTTGGAAGATGCAGTTAGCTGGCATTCTCCCCCGACTTCACGTCAGGGCAAACAGGGGAAAATTTACTACGGCACACAGGTCAGTTCGCAACCGCCAACTATAGCTTTATTCGTCAACGATCCCAAGCGATTTAATGATAATTACCGTCGCTACATCGATCGCCAGTTTCGCGAACAGCTAGGGTTTACGGGTACGCCCGTTCGTCTGCTCTGGCGCGGTAAGAAAGTTCGCGACCTCGAACGAGGAACAAATCGGGCAACCAAGGTTTGA
- a CDS encoding TldD/PmbA family protein, which translates to MVEDEVIAQVINLASKRNLQAEVYYQSSRDTPIEFANNRLKSLETKASEGIALRVIDGDRLGFASSSDLTRLEALVEAAVATAAVGDLVDFEFTKNVNSVTSESNYQPSSTEELVEVGKNFIERVRQYNPDILVDVSFHTRANQVKLSTTTDVYTERSSKTSSVILSGNLVKGEDFLQAYAYEVTRDRAPDYEAILAKLLQKYRYAQQGATITSGSYPVLFTPGAAASTIGRLFNTILSGRSVVQKSSPLADKLGQKVFDERVTVFEDPSIGSGACPVDDEGVPTSKKNLIDRGKVEQFYWDRRWAARGEVKSSGNGFRGGLSRPNPSLVNLGIVPGNTSVEDLIAGMDEGIIIDQVLGAGQSNQLAGEFSVNVDLGYKVEKGQIVGRIKNTMVAGNIFEAFDSLVDLSDRAEWVGSSSYLPHILFGKLGVAAKQ; encoded by the coding sequence ATGGTTGAAGATGAAGTAATTGCCCAAGTAATCAATCTCGCTAGTAAAAGAAATTTGCAGGCAGAAGTTTACTATCAATCCAGTAGAGATACTCCGATTGAATTTGCCAATAATCGCCTAAAATCTCTAGAAACTAAAGCTTCGGAGGGCATTGCTTTAAGAGTTATTGATGGCGATCGCCTGGGTTTTGCCAGTTCTAGCGATCTAACTCGCTTGGAAGCCTTGGTAGAAGCGGCAGTGGCTACGGCGGCAGTAGGAGATTTGGTAGACTTTGAGTTTACCAAAAACGTAAATTCTGTTACTTCTGAAAGTAACTATCAGCCTTCTAGCACCGAAGAACTGGTAGAGGTAGGTAAAAATTTTATCGAACGGGTTCGTCAATACAACCCCGATATCTTAGTCGATGTTAGTTTTCATACTCGCGCCAACCAAGTCAAACTATCAACCACAACTGATGTTTATACCGAACGCAGCAGCAAAACTTCGAGTGTAATTCTGTCTGGTAATTTGGTTAAGGGTGAAGACTTTTTACAGGCTTACGCTTACGAAGTCACTCGCGATCGCGCTCCCGACTATGAGGCAATCTTAGCCAAACTGCTGCAAAAATATCGCTATGCCCAACAGGGAGCGACAATTACTAGCGGTTCTTATCCCGTATTGTTTACCCCTGGTGCGGCAGCTAGCACTATCGGTAGGTTGTTTAATACCATTCTTTCTGGTCGTAGCGTGGTGCAAAAATCTTCGCCGCTAGCCGATAAATTAGGGCAAAAAGTTTTTGACGAACGGGTAACTGTTTTTGAAGATCCTAGTATTGGTTCTGGCGCTTGTCCTGTAGACGATGAAGGAGTACCTACCAGTAAAAAAAATCTAATCGATCGCGGCAAAGTCGAGCAGTTTTATTGGGATCGACGCTGGGCAGCGCGTGGTGAGGTAAAATCTAGCGGTAACGGTTTTCGCGGCGGCTTATCTCGTCCCAACCCTAGCTTGGTCAATCTCGGTATTGTCCCTGGAAATACTTCGGTAGAAGATTTAATTGCGGGAATGGATGAGGGAATTATTATCGACCAGGTTTTAGGAGCGGGGCAGTCCAATCAACTAGCGGGAGAGTTTTCCGTTAACGTCGATTTAGGGTACAAAGTCGAAAAAGGTCAAATTGTCGGTCGAATTAAAAATACAATGGTTGCAGGCAATATTTTTGAGGCTTTCGATAGTTTAGTCGATTTAAGCGATCGCGCCGAGTGGGTAGGTAGCAGTTCTTATTTACCTCATATTCTTTTTGGTAAATTGGGGGTTGCCGCCAAACAGTAG
- a CDS encoding DUF3153 domain-containing protein, with product MRFLLPIILCLATLLTGCVRYDVGINFDNPHRGKIVQQIKIGEQLTSLSQAEAKKWLNSIETRAQDLQGKVKRLNSQEILVTIPFGNGKELTEKFNRFFHSDTVLTATPNLQDTSLLELDSQMSLQQSNLIFLERNLLDLTIDLRALGVLSEQGKIVVSPGSLVNLEFQLNTPLKARSVSSDNNLQPLINTPGQPLVWQLQPGQINHIKAVFWLPSPIGIGIAAIILLAILGYVLKYGRLPGVA from the coding sequence ATGAGATTTTTATTGCCAATTATTTTGTGTTTGGCAACGTTATTAACTGGTTGTGTTCGTTACGATGTCGGAATTAACTTTGACAATCCCCATCGTGGCAAAATCGTACAGCAGATTAAAATTGGCGAACAGTTAACCAGTCTTTCTCAGGCAGAAGCTAAGAAATGGCTAAACAGTATTGAAACGCGAGCGCAAGATTTACAGGGTAAAGTAAAAAGACTAAATTCTCAAGAGATCCTGGTAACTATTCCCTTTGGTAATGGCAAAGAATTAACCGAGAAATTCAATCGGTTTTTTCATAGCGACACGGTACTAACTGCAACTCCCAATCTGCAAGATACGAGCTTGTTAGAATTAGACTCGCAAATGTCTTTGCAGCAGAGCAATTTAATATTTTTAGAACGCAATTTGCTCGATTTAACTATCGATCTGCGGGCTTTAGGAGTACTGTCAGAACAAGGCAAAATAGTTGTCAGTCCTGGTTCGCTGGTTAATTTGGAATTTCAGCTTAATACTCCTTTAAAAGCTCGTAGCGTCTCTAGTGACAACAATCTTCAACCCCTCATCAATACACCAGGACAACCGCTAGTTTGGCAATTACAACCAGGACAAATCAATCATATTAAAGCCGTGTTTTGGCTGCCCAGTCCTATAGGTATTGGTATCGCGGCGATTATCTTGTTAGCTATTTTAGGCTACGTACTTAAGTATGGTCGTTTGCCAGGAGTTGCATAA